A single region of the Arthrobacter sp. zg-Y820 genome encodes:
- a CDS encoding DUF808 domain-containing protein yields MSGGLVALLDDVAALARIAAASVDDIAAGAAKAGAKAAGVVIDDAAVTPQYVSGADPSRELPMIKKIFWGSLRNKLLIILPALLLISAFIPVVIPFILMLGGTYLCYEGAEKVWHKFFGHHEDKAAPAVERGPDAESKVVKGAITTDFILSCEIMVISMNEVGDASIWVRAIILVVVAIAITILVYGAVGLIVKMDDIGLHLAKKESAGSQRLGGLLVKGMPAVLAAITLVGTVAMLWVGGHIMLVGASDLGWHAPYDLVHALEHPVAGLAVVGGFLGWLVNTLCSAIVGLAWGLVVMAILHPLMKVLPFGKKDGKEDGDARAAAAGHRQKKSDTDPAG; encoded by the coding sequence GTGAGCGGGGGACTGGTCGCCCTGCTGGACGACGTCGCTGCCCTGGCCCGCATCGCCGCCGCATCGGTCGATGACATCGCTGCCGGAGCTGCGAAAGCAGGGGCCAAGGCCGCCGGCGTCGTCATTGACGATGCCGCCGTGACCCCCCAGTACGTATCCGGTGCCGACCCGTCCCGTGAACTCCCGATGATCAAGAAGATCTTCTGGGGCTCGCTGCGGAACAAGCTGCTGATCATCCTGCCGGCACTGTTGCTGATCAGCGCCTTCATTCCCGTTGTGATCCCGTTCATTCTCATGCTCGGCGGCACGTACCTCTGCTACGAGGGCGCGGAGAAGGTCTGGCACAAGTTCTTTGGCCATCATGAGGACAAGGCGGCGCCGGCGGTGGAGCGGGGTCCCGACGCCGAGTCCAAAGTGGTCAAGGGAGCCATCACCACCGACTTCATCCTGTCCTGCGAGATCATGGTCATCTCCATGAACGAGGTGGGCGACGCGTCCATCTGGGTCCGCGCGATCATCCTCGTGGTGGTGGCTATTGCGATCACGATTCTGGTCTATGGGGCCGTTGGGCTGATCGTCAAGATGGATGACATTGGCCTGCATCTGGCGAAAAAGGAGTCAGCAGGCTCCCAGCGCCTCGGCGGACTCCTGGTGAAGGGAATGCCCGCCGTGCTGGCGGCCATCACCTTGGTGGGAACCGTCGCCATGCTCTGGGTGGGCGGCCACATCATGCTGGTAGGCGCGTCCGACCTCGGCTGGCACGCGCCGTACGACCTGGTCCACGCACTGGAGCACCCGGTGGCAGGACTCGCTGTTGTGGGCGGGTTCCTGGGCTGGCTCGTGAACACGCTTTGCTCGGCCATCGTCGGACTGGCCTGGGGCCTGGTTGTCATGGCGATCCTGCACCCGCTGATGAAGGTTCTGCCGTTCGGCAAGAAGGACGGGAAGGAAGACGGTGACGCCAGGGCGGCAGCCGCCGGGCACCGTCAGAAGAAATCCGACACCGATCCGGCCGGCTAA
- a CDS encoding TIGR03085 family metal-binding protein, with the protein MRFVQPSREVLAETLLAAGPQAPTLCEGWLTKDLAAHLYLREHRPAAALGFFLKPFAAKTDKAMEETAAKASTVEGYAKLVRAFRSGPPRLSPMHMKALDNSANLVEYFVHTEDVRRAGDRWAPRALDADYSDALWADLIKRAALLYRGVDLGIVLVRPDGPRHVAKRAPVSVAIIGEPGELLMHAHGRTKQALVMFEGQPDAVALLESADIGL; encoded by the coding sequence ATGCGATTTGTACAACCCTCCCGTGAAGTCCTGGCCGAAACGTTGCTTGCGGCCGGTCCTCAAGCACCCACTTTGTGCGAAGGTTGGCTGACCAAAGACCTGGCAGCCCACCTCTATTTGCGGGAGCACCGCCCGGCCGCCGCCCTGGGTTTCTTCCTGAAGCCCTTCGCCGCCAAGACGGACAAGGCCATGGAGGAGACCGCCGCCAAGGCGTCCACCGTTGAGGGTTATGCCAAGCTGGTTCGGGCCTTCCGTTCCGGTCCGCCGCGCCTGTCCCCCATGCACATGAAGGCCCTGGACAACAGCGCCAACCTGGTTGAGTACTTCGTCCACACCGAAGACGTGCGCCGCGCCGGTGACCGCTGGGCTCCGCGCGCCCTGGACGCCGATTATTCCGATGCCCTGTGGGCGGACCTGATCAAGCGCGCCGCGCTCCTGTACCGGGGTGTGGATCTGGGCATTGTCCTGGTCCGGCCCGACGGTCCCCGGCATGTGGCCAAACGCGCTCCGGTCTCAGTGGCGATTATCGGCGAGCCGGGTGAGCTGCTGATGCACGCCCACGGCCGCACCAAGCAGGCCCTGGTGATGTTCGAGGGCCAGCCCGACGCCGTCGCTCTGCTGGAGAGTGCCGATATCGGGCTTTAG
- the hisI gene encoding phosphoribosyl-AMP cyclohydrolase, protein MASLISPPEFPQAPGLDPAISAALKRDDAGLVAAVVQQHDTGEVLMLGWMDDEALHRTLTTGRVTFWSRSRQEYWRKGDTSGHVQWVKSVALDCDGDALLVRVDQVGAACHTGTRTCFEGRDLPVLAPTESQSTESQSTDAGIRQGTTDPEN, encoded by the coding sequence ATGGCTTCCCTAATCTCTCCCCCCGAATTCCCGCAGGCACCCGGCCTGGATCCCGCGATTTCCGCCGCCCTGAAGCGCGACGACGCCGGGCTGGTGGCCGCCGTCGTCCAGCAGCACGACACCGGCGAGGTGCTGATGCTCGGCTGGATGGACGACGAAGCGCTGCACCGGACCCTGACGACGGGACGGGTGACTTTCTGGTCCCGTTCCCGGCAGGAATACTGGCGCAAGGGGGACACCTCCGGCCACGTCCAGTGGGTCAAGTCGGTGGCGCTGGACTGCGACGGCGATGCCCTGCTGGTCCGCGTGGACCAGGTCGGCGCAGCCTGCCACACCGGAACCCGCACCTGCTTTGAGGGCCGCGACCTTCCGGTCCTGGCCCCCACTGAATCCCAGAGCACGGAATCCCAGAGCACCGACGCTGGAATTCGCCAAGGCACCACGGACCCGGAGAACTAG
- a CDS encoding anthranilate synthase component I: MQDLGVIRPGLEEFRALAAEHRVVPVHVSVLADAHTPIGIYRKLTAGAPGTFLMESAAAGGVWSRYSFIGASSRATLTTHDGETHWLGEPPAGVPLDGNPVEAMARTIELLQTERLDGVPPFTSGLVGFVGWETVRRWEKLPNPPVDDLDLPELAMNLVSDMAVHDNSNGTVMLVANAINFDGSNERVDEAWHDAVARVNSMLQRLAEPTPQPVSVLRGGTVDLSTLTGGVKESWPKPEYTKAVQRGKEAIVDGEVFQVVISRRFEMDCGASPLDVYRVLRNTNPSPYMYLFNFEDSRGNPFAVVGSSPEALVTVTGSEVITHPIAGSRPRGKGAEADRALAEELLADEKERAEHLMLVDLARNDLSKVCRPGSVDVTQFMEVERFSHIMHLVSTVVGELSPQRSAYDVLAATFPAGTLSGAPKPRALRLLDELEPHRRGIYGGVVGYLDFAGDMDMAIAIRSALLRDGKAFVQAGGGIVADSDLEAEAQETVNKAAAPLRAALIAGSLDTVAGEPPATSFSRQPQSSTQPQSSTQPNR, from the coding sequence ATGCAGGATCTTGGAGTTATCCGTCCCGGCCTCGAGGAATTCCGGGCACTGGCAGCCGAACACCGGGTGGTGCCTGTGCACGTGAGCGTGCTGGCCGACGCCCACACGCCGATCGGCATTTACCGCAAGCTCACCGCGGGCGCCCCGGGAACCTTCCTGATGGAATCCGCGGCCGCCGGCGGCGTCTGGTCCCGGTACTCCTTCATCGGCGCCTCCTCCCGGGCCACCCTGACCACGCACGACGGCGAGACCCACTGGCTGGGCGAACCGCCGGCCGGAGTGCCGCTGGACGGAAACCCCGTTGAGGCGATGGCCCGCACCATCGAACTGCTGCAGACCGAGCGGCTGGACGGCGTACCGCCGTTCACCTCCGGGCTGGTGGGCTTTGTCGGCTGGGAAACCGTGCGCCGCTGGGAGAAACTGCCCAACCCGCCCGTGGATGACCTGGACCTGCCGGAACTGGCCATGAACCTGGTCTCGGACATGGCGGTCCATGACAATTCCAACGGCACGGTGATGCTGGTGGCCAACGCCATCAACTTCGACGGCTCCAATGAGCGCGTGGACGAGGCCTGGCACGACGCCGTGGCCCGCGTGAACTCAATGCTGCAGCGTCTGGCCGAACCCACGCCGCAGCCGGTCTCGGTGCTGCGCGGCGGCACCGTTGACCTGTCCACGCTGACCGGCGGCGTCAAGGAATCCTGGCCCAAGCCGGAGTACACGAAGGCCGTGCAGCGCGGCAAGGAAGCCATCGTGGACGGCGAGGTCTTCCAGGTGGTCATCTCTCGCCGGTTCGAAATGGACTGCGGCGCCTCGCCGCTGGACGTCTACCGGGTCCTGCGCAACACCAACCCGAGCCCGTACATGTACCTGTTCAACTTCGAGGACTCCCGCGGCAACCCGTTCGCCGTCGTCGGCTCCTCGCCGGAAGCGCTGGTGACCGTTACCGGCAGCGAAGTGATCACGCATCCGATCGCCGGATCCCGGCCGCGCGGCAAGGGCGCCGAAGCGGACCGCGCGCTGGCCGAGGAGCTGCTCGCGGACGAGAAGGAGCGCGCCGAGCACCTGATGCTGGTGGACCTGGCCCGCAACGACCTCTCCAAGGTCTGCCGCCCCGGCAGCGTTGACGTCACCCAGTTCATGGAAGTGGAGCGGTTCAGCCACATCATGCACCTGGTCTCCACGGTGGTGGGTGAACTCTCGCCGCAGCGCAGCGCCTACGACGTCCTGGCCGCCACGTTCCCGGCCGGAACCCTTTCCGGCGCCCCCAAGCCGCGCGCCCTGCGCCTGCTGGACGAGCTGGAGCCGCACCGCCGGGGCATCTACGGCGGAGTTGTCGGCTATCTCGACTTCGCCGGAGACATGGACATGGCGATCGCCATCCGGTCGGCGCTGCTGCGGGACGGCAAGGCCTTTGTGCAGGCAGGCGGCGGGATCGTCGCGGATTCGGACCTCGAAGCCGAAGCCCAGGAAACGGTCAACAAGGCGGCGGCACCGCTGCGCGCAGCCCTGATCGCCGGCAGCCTGGACACCGTCGCCGGCGAGCCGCCCGCCACTTCCTTCTCACGGCAGCCCCAGTCTTCAACCCAGCCCCAGTCTTCAACCCAGCCCAATCGCTAA
- a CDS encoding Trp biosynthesis-associated membrane protein, translated as MSTPMKRWQRKGTVIMAAVLFGIAAFATTTRTWLNVQLPRTAVQTPDLAVSGSDAATAVTAFAVVAITAGLAASIAGPIARWIVSVILLVSGVGVAVASYTVISDPEQGAAGAIGQAIGVSGGDGTVVTLTALPWAALVCGILIALTGIWLAIASRGWKSSRRYAPAPAPAADEASAANLPGTTTAGAATPSGGSSPANPSNPSGAAAGQEPVDEIDSWDRLTRGDDPTNYR; from the coding sequence GTGAGCACACCCATGAAGAGGTGGCAGCGCAAGGGAACCGTCATCATGGCGGCGGTGCTCTTCGGCATCGCAGCCTTTGCCACCACCACGCGCACCTGGCTGAACGTGCAGTTGCCGCGGACGGCCGTCCAGACCCCGGACCTGGCCGTTTCCGGTTCTGACGCCGCCACCGCCGTGACGGCGTTCGCCGTCGTGGCGATCACGGCCGGGCTGGCCGCCTCCATCGCCGGTCCCATCGCCCGCTGGATCGTCAGCGTCATCCTGCTGGTCTCCGGCGTGGGCGTGGCCGTCGCCAGCTACACAGTGATCAGCGATCCCGAACAGGGCGCCGCCGGCGCCATCGGCCAGGCGATCGGCGTCAGCGGCGGCGACGGCACCGTTGTCACGCTGACCGCGCTGCCCTGGGCCGCACTGGTCTGCGGAATCCTGATCGCCCTCACCGGCATCTGGCTCGCCATCGCCAGCCGCGGCTGGAAGTCCTCCCGCCGCTATGCGCCCGCTCCGGCGCCGGCGGCGGACGAGGCCTCGGCAGCCAACTTGCCCGGCACGACGACGGCTGGAGCCGCCACTCCGTCCGGCGGCTCCAGCCCCGCCAACCCTTCGAACCCCTCCGGCGCCGCGGCGGGGCAGGAACCGGTTGACGAGATCGACAGCTGGGACCGGCTGACCCGCGGGGACGACCCCACCAACTACCGCTGA
- a CDS encoding HGxxPAAW family protein yields the protein MGANATDSNVDIKPENSAQSHASIHDETIGHGNTPAAWTCVLIMIVGAGISSFGYIIASVLWFCIGLGVIAVGLLVGFIMRKAGYGVGGSKLSNNGH from the coding sequence ATGGGCGCAAACGCCACTGACAGCAACGTTGACATCAAGCCGGAAAACTCGGCCCAGAGCCACGCCAGCATCCACGATGAGACCATCGGCCACGGCAATACCCCTGCCGCCTGGACCTGCGTCCTGATCATGATCGTCGGCGCCGGAATCTCCAGCTTCGGCTACATCATTGCCAGCGTGCTGTGGTTCTGCATCGGCCTGGGCGTCATCGCCGTTGGCCTGCTCGTCGGCTTCATCATGCGGAAGGCCGGCTACGGCGTAGGCGGCTCGAAGCTCTCCAACAACGGTCACTAA
- the trpC gene encoding indole-3-glycerol phosphate synthase TrpC, with protein MSVLDDIVAGVAEDLEARRRTVPLEQMQERARAAAPALDAFAALGGNDSARSELHVIAEVKRSSPSKGALAAITDPASLAASYEAGGAAVISVLTEQRRFGGSLADFDAVRSAVNIPLLRKDFTVDEYQIWEARAHGADLVLLIVAALDDARLKTFLALTHDLGMNALVETHTAEEIERAVAVGAKIIGVNVRNLKTLDVDRSVFAALAGSIPAAAVVVAESGVRDAADVVHYASEGANAVLVGEALVRHNNPAATIAEFTRTGRDALAARVHGKG; from the coding sequence GTGAGCGTTCTGGACGACATCGTCGCCGGCGTTGCCGAGGATCTCGAGGCACGCCGGCGCACGGTTCCGCTGGAGCAGATGCAGGAGCGCGCCCGTGCGGCAGCTCCCGCCCTGGACGCATTCGCCGCGCTGGGCGGGAACGACTCTGCGCGCAGCGAACTGCACGTCATCGCCGAGGTCAAGCGCAGCAGCCCCTCCAAGGGCGCGCTGGCCGCGATCACTGATCCGGCCTCGCTGGCCGCCAGCTACGAAGCCGGCGGGGCAGCGGTGATCAGCGTGCTCACCGAGCAGCGCCGCTTCGGCGGTTCCCTCGCAGACTTCGACGCCGTCCGGTCGGCCGTGAACATTCCGCTGCTGCGCAAGGACTTCACGGTTGATGAATACCAGATCTGGGAGGCGCGGGCGCACGGCGCCGACCTGGTGCTGCTGATCGTCGCCGCCCTGGACGATGCCCGGCTGAAGACTTTCCTGGCGCTCACCCATGACCTGGGCATGAACGCCCTCGTGGAAACGCACACGGCCGAGGAAATCGAGCGTGCCGTGGCCGTTGGCGCCAAAATCATCGGCGTGAACGTGCGCAACCTGAAAACCCTTGACGTTGACCGTTCGGTCTTCGCGGCGCTGGCGGGCAGCATCCCCGCCGCCGCCGTCGTCGTCGCCGAATCGGGTGTGCGGGACGCGGCCGACGTCGTGCACTACGCCTCGGAGGGCGCCAACGCCGTCCTCGTGGGCGAAGCCCTCGTGCGGCACAACAATCCCGCCGCCACCATCGCCGAGTTCACCCGGACCGGCCGGGACGCGCTGGCCGCCCGCGTGCACGGCAAAGGCTGA
- the trpB gene encoding tryptophan synthase subunit beta — MTGNPEQTGAAQPAPESTDTSTAPSDAARQEAAGAVTEEVADAFLNTHGSLRHAPGPYFGEYGGRWMPESLIAALDELEDTFEKAKADPEFTAQVADLNKNYSGRPSLLTEAKRFAEHAGGVRIFLKREDLNHTGSHKINNVLGQALLAKRMGKTRVIAETGAGQHGVASATAAALLGLECVVYMGAEDCRRQALNVARMELLGATVIPVTHGSQTLKDAINEALRDWVANVDDTHYLLGTAAGAHPFPAMVRFFHEVIGEEARAQMLEQAGRLPDAVCACIGGGSNAIGIFHGFLDDPEVKIFGFEAGGDGVETGRHAATITLGRPGVLHGARSYLMQDEDGQTVESHSISAGLDYPGVGPEHSYLSDIGRVSYEPITDTEAMDAFQLLCRTEGIIPAIESAHALAGAIKVGRRLAEEANAEGPGASDKIVLVNLSGRGDKDVATAAEWFNLLDEKSAEAKIAKEGEQL; from the coding sequence ATGACCGGGAATCCGGAACAGACGGGTGCGGCTCAGCCCGCACCCGAGTCCACAGACACCTCCACCGCGCCGTCGGACGCCGCCCGGCAGGAAGCCGCCGGAGCCGTCACTGAGGAGGTGGCCGACGCGTTCCTGAACACCCACGGTTCGCTGCGCCACGCCCCCGGACCCTACTTCGGCGAGTACGGCGGACGCTGGATGCCCGAGTCCCTGATTGCGGCGCTGGACGAGCTGGAAGACACCTTCGAAAAGGCCAAGGCCGATCCGGAGTTCACCGCCCAGGTGGCTGACCTGAACAAGAACTACTCCGGCCGCCCCTCCCTGCTGACCGAGGCCAAGCGCTTCGCCGAGCACGCCGGCGGCGTGCGGATCTTCCTCAAGCGCGAAGACCTGAACCACACCGGCTCGCACAAGATCAACAACGTGCTCGGCCAGGCACTGCTGGCCAAGCGCATGGGAAAGACCCGCGTGATCGCCGAAACCGGCGCCGGCCAGCACGGCGTGGCCAGCGCCACCGCCGCCGCCCTGCTGGGCCTGGAATGCGTGGTCTACATGGGAGCCGAGGACTGCCGCCGGCAGGCCCTGAACGTGGCCCGCATGGAGCTGCTCGGCGCCACCGTCATTCCGGTGACCCACGGTTCGCAGACGCTCAAGGACGCCATCAACGAGGCGCTGCGCGACTGGGTGGCCAACGTCGATGACACCCACTACCTGCTCGGCACCGCCGCCGGAGCGCATCCGTTCCCGGCCATGGTCCGCTTCTTCCACGAAGTCATCGGCGAGGAGGCCCGCGCCCAGATGCTGGAGCAGGCCGGCCGGCTGCCCGACGCCGTGTGTGCCTGCATCGGCGGCGGGTCCAACGCGATCGGCATCTTCCACGGATTCCTCGACGACCCCGAGGTGAAAATCTTCGGCTTCGAGGCCGGCGGCGACGGCGTCGAAACCGGCCGCCATGCGGCCACCATCACGCTGGGACGGCCCGGCGTGCTGCACGGCGCGCGTTCCTACCTGATGCAGGACGAAGACGGCCAGACGGTGGAATCGCACTCGATTTCCGCCGGCCTGGACTACCCCGGCGTGGGCCCGGAGCACTCCTACCTCTCCGACATCGGCCGGGTCTCCTACGAGCCCATCACCGACACCGAGGCAATGGATGCCTTCCAGCTGCTCTGCCGCACCGAAGGCATCATCCCGGCCATTGAATCCGCTCACGCGCTGGCCGGCGCCATCAAGGTGGGCCGGCGGCTCGCCGAGGAGGCGAACGCGGAAGGTCCCGGCGCCTCGGACAAGATCGTGCTGGTGAACCTCTCCGGGCGGGGCGACAAGGACGTGGCGACCGCCGCGGAATGGTTCAACCTGCTGGACGAGAAGTCAGCCGAAGCCAAAATCGCCAAAGAGGGGGAACAGCTGTGA
- the trpA gene encoding tryptophan synthase subunit alpha, producing the protein MSTGVRNTSGSGRNAASKSAAAIDRAAADGRAALIGYLPAGFPSVQETIDAGIALARNGADLIEVGIPYSDPVMDGHVIQAATTEALGNGFRVAEVFDVVAGITAATDAAVLVMTYWNPVVRMGVDEFSRRLAEAGGAGLITPDLIPDEASEWMAASDKYGLDRVFLVAPSSTPDRMKSTVAASRGFVYAVSIMGVTGARSSVSSAARDVVSAARAAGAQRVCVGLGVSNSGHVREIGAYADGVIVGTALVAALRDGGVPAVADLTRELSTGTRKSN; encoded by the coding sequence GTGAGCACCGGTGTCCGCAACACGTCCGGATCGGGCAGAAACGCCGCCAGCAAGTCCGCGGCAGCCATTGACCGGGCCGCCGCAGACGGCCGCGCCGCGCTGATCGGCTACCTGCCGGCCGGCTTCCCGTCGGTGCAGGAAACCATCGACGCCGGCATCGCCCTGGCCCGAAACGGCGCGGACCTGATTGAGGTCGGCATCCCGTACTCGGACCCGGTGATGGACGGCCACGTCATCCAGGCAGCCACCACCGAGGCGCTGGGTAACGGTTTCCGCGTCGCCGAGGTGTTCGACGTCGTCGCCGGCATCACTGCCGCCACGGACGCCGCCGTGCTGGTGATGACCTACTGGAATCCAGTGGTGCGGATGGGCGTGGACGAGTTCTCCCGCCGCCTGGCCGAAGCCGGGGGAGCGGGCCTGATTACACCGGACCTGATCCCCGATGAAGCCTCCGAATGGATGGCGGCCTCGGACAAGTACGGCCTGGACCGGGTGTTCCTGGTGGCGCCGTCCTCCACGCCGGACCGCATGAAGAGCACCGTCGCGGCCAGCCGGGGATTTGTCTACGCGGTGTCCATCATGGGCGTCACCGGTGCCCGCAGCTCGGTGAGCAGCGCGGCCAGGGACGTTGTATCGGCGGCCCGCGCCGCCGGTGCGCAGCGCGTCTGCGTTGGCCTGGGCGTCTCGAACTCCGGCCATGTCCGGGAAATCGGCGCCTACGCCGACGGCGTGATCGTGGGCACCGCCCTGGTGGCGGCCCTGCGCGACGGCGGCGTTCCCGCGGTCGCCGACCT